The Limnochorda sp. LNt genome includes a region encoding these proteins:
- the nusA gene encoding transcription termination factor NusA, producing the protein MNLELMGALNELEKERGISREVLLKAIEDAIESAFRKSAQPHQNLRVDVDEKSGRVRVFSRKAVVEKVTDPASEISLEEAQRINPRFEVDDVVEVELTLPDLGRIAAQTAKQVVVQRIREAERNRIYEEYHSRQGDILTGIIRRIEHRTVYVDLGRAEAVLPPSEQVSTERYAPGVRMKFYLLEVNKTAKGPQLVLSRSHPGLLKRLFELEVPEIHDGVVEIRAWAREPGHRSKIAVWSTDRNVDPVGACVGPRGARVQQVVKELRQEKVDVIAWDPDPELFIANALQPARVLKAYLDPVERSARVIVPEKELSLAIGKEGQNARLAARLTGWRIDIKGESQWAEVQREFEEKRREWLDRQFALPQAAQPTPAGEGATEGAVVPGAEAPASAESVEEPVAQAAGPAAQVATPVEVDAPAPAPTEPVEAEPEEVWEPTEADLEPPADAIADEEEEPERAKKAKGVGKVRRMKGAKRLERRHIEEELEESDSLPSLFEGEEEAPAAAAPTPTRSPAREETLSVPLFAVARTLETPAKAEETPAAPSPKAPEPPGREAGRGGDARPASAASEPGKSEAGQAEQPPARQEPTREQASRPAPKADEHPRSPSPGAGAEPEATGNKKPRKVLKSLADLSPEDFGFSRPTSTGPQRRGR; encoded by the coding sequence ATGAATCTCGAGCTGATGGGCGCGCTCAACGAGCTGGAGAAGGAGCGGGGCATCTCGCGAGAGGTCCTCTTGAAGGCCATCGAGGACGCCATCGAGTCCGCCTTCCGCAAGTCGGCGCAGCCGCACCAAAACCTGCGGGTGGACGTCGACGAGAAGAGCGGGCGGGTACGGGTCTTCTCGCGCAAGGCCGTCGTCGAGAAGGTGACGGACCCCGCCAGCGAGATCTCGCTGGAGGAAGCCCAGCGCATCAACCCGCGCTTCGAGGTCGACGACGTGGTCGAGGTGGAGTTGACGCTGCCGGACCTGGGTCGCATCGCGGCCCAGACCGCCAAGCAGGTCGTCGTGCAGCGCATCCGCGAGGCGGAGCGCAACCGCATCTACGAGGAGTATCACAGCCGCCAGGGCGACATCCTGACGGGCATCATCCGGCGCATCGAGCACCGCACCGTCTACGTGGATCTGGGGCGGGCCGAGGCCGTGCTGCCGCCGTCGGAGCAGGTGTCGACGGAGCGCTACGCCCCCGGCGTGCGCATGAAGTTCTATCTCCTGGAGGTCAACAAGACGGCCAAGGGGCCGCAGCTGGTGCTGTCGCGCAGCCATCCGGGGCTGCTCAAGCGCCTGTTCGAGCTCGAGGTCCCCGAGATCCACGATGGCGTCGTCGAGATCCGGGCCTGGGCACGAGAGCCCGGTCACCGCTCCAAGATCGCCGTCTGGTCCACGGACCGCAACGTCGATCCGGTCGGCGCCTGCGTGGGCCCGCGCGGCGCGCGGGTGCAGCAGGTGGTCAAGGAGCTGCGTCAGGAGAAGGTCGACGTCATCGCCTGGGATCCGGACCCCGAGCTCTTCATCGCCAACGCGCTTCAACCCGCCCGGGTCCTCAAGGCCTACCTGGACCCGGTGGAGCGCTCGGCACGGGTCATCGTGCCGGAGAAGGAGCTGTCGCTGGCCATCGGCAAGGAGGGTCAAAACGCCCGCCTGGCCGCGCGGCTGACGGGATGGCGCATCGACATCAAGGGCGAGTCCCAATGGGCCGAGGTGCAGCGAGAGTTCGAGGAGAAGCGGCGCGAGTGGCTGGACCGGCAGTTCGCGCTGCCCCAGGCGGCGCAGCCGACGCCGGCGGGTGAGGGCGCGACGGAGGGCGCGGTCGTGCCGGGGGCGGAGGCCCCGGCGAGCGCCGAGTCCGTCGAGGAGCCGGTCGCGCAGGCGGCTGGCCCGGCGGCCCAGGTCGCGACCCCCGTCGAGGTCGATGCGCCCGCACCGGCCCCGACCGAGCCCGTCGAGGCCGAGCCGGAGGAGGTCTGGGAGCCCACGGAGGCCGATCTGGAGCCGCCGGCCGACGCGATCGCGGACGAGGAAGAGGAGCCCGAGCGGGCCAAGAAGGCCAAAGGCGTCGGCAAGGTGCGGCGGATGAAGGGCGCCAAGCGGCTGGAGCGCCGCCACATCGAGGAGGAGCTGGAGGAGTCCGACTCCCTGCCGAGCCTCTTCGAGGGCGAGGAGGAGGCGCCGGCTGCGGCCGCGCCGACCCCGACCCGGTCGCCGGCTCGGGAGGAGACCCTGTCGGTGCCCCTCTTCGCGGTGGCGCGCACGCTGGAGACCCCGGCCAAGGCGGAGGAGACGCCGGCGGCTCCATCGCCCAAGGCGCCGGAGCCGCCGGGCCGCGAGGCGGGCCGTGGCGGTGACGCCCGACCGGCGTCGGCCGCATCCGAGCCGGGCAAGTCCGAGGCCGGCCAGGCCGAGCAGCCTCCGGCTCGCCAGGAGCCGACCAGGGAGCAGGCGTCCCGCCCGGCACCCAAGGCTGACGAGCACCCGCGTTCGCCGTCGCCCGGTGCCGGGGCCGAGCCCGAGGCGACGGGCAACAAGAAGCCGCGCAAGGTGCTCAAGAGCCTGGCGGACCTGTCGCCCGAGGACTTCGGCTTCAGCCGCCCGACCTCGACGGGCCCTCAGCGGAGGGGACGCTGA
- a CDS encoding ribosome maturation factor RimP, giving the protein MRPRAVESMVMAEAEAVARPLGFEIVDVEYETGPGGRVLRVYIDKPGGVSVDDCQAVSQPLSAALDRLDPIPGPYRLEVSSPGIERPLRKADDFRRFAGREAEIHTFGPVQGRRHWTGTLLGVEVDRVRLRLEDGSTVELPLEGISKARLRVRWQGAFER; this is encoded by the coding sequence ATGCGCCCGAGAGCCGTCGAGTCGATGGTGATGGCCGAGGCGGAGGCGGTCGCCAGGCCGCTCGGCTTCGAGATCGTAGACGTGGAGTACGAGACGGGGCCCGGTGGGAGGGTGCTGCGCGTTTACATCGACAAGCCGGGCGGCGTCAGCGTCGACGACTGCCAGGCGGTGAGCCAGCCCCTCTCCGCGGCGCTGGACCGTCTCGATCCCATTCCAGGGCCGTATCGCCTCGAGGTCTCGTCGCCCGGGATCGAGCGGCCGTTGCGCAAGGCCGACGACTTCCGGCGGTTCGCCGGGCGGGAGGCGGAGATCCACACCTTCGGGCCTGTCCAGGGGCGGCGGCACTGGACCGGGACCCTCTTGGGGGTCGAGGTCGACCGGGTGCGCCTGCGGCTGGAGGACGGCTCGACGGTCGAGCTTCCCCTGGAGGGCATCAGCAAGGCCAGGCTGCGGGTTCGCTGGCAGGGGGCGTTTGAGCGATGA
- a CDS encoding proline--tRNA ligase, which yields MRMSALLAPTLREQPAEAESDSHRLMLRAGLIRKVSAGIYTYMPLAFRVIRKISEIVRQEMDRAGAQELQLPIVQPAELWLATGRWQEYGPEMFRLRDRHGREFCLGPTHEEIITALVKAEVRSYRQLPLMLYQIQNKYRDEIRPRFGVIRGREFIMKDLYSFDRDEAGLEISYQKMHEAYVRAFRRCGLQTRAVEADPGAIGGDVTHEFMVLSPIGEAQVVYCRRCDYAANVERAPVAPPPHAAGSEKPVPPAERVATPAVRTIDELTAFLGVAAERVLKTLIYLVDGQPVAVVVRGDHRLNEVKLGRLFGTSRIEAAPPELIERRTGAPAGYVGPVGLEGMEVVADPWAMAVADAVTGANAADAHLIHVVPGRDFRPTRVADVRVAEPGDACPRCGGTLETSAGIEVGQIFKLHTKYSEALGATFLDEDGKEKPVVMGCYGIGITRTMAAVIEQHHDERGIIWPVTVAPYHAIVVAVNSRDAGQAQAAERIYRELAERGVEVLLDDRDERPGVKFNDADLMGFPYRITVGSRLAASGEVEARRRRDGQDVPVGVDGAAALVEQWLREDLAALEP from the coding sequence ATGCGCATGTCCGCCCTTCTCGCCCCCACTCTACGGGAGCAGCCGGCCGAGGCCGAGAGCGACAGCCACCGGTTGATGCTGCGAGCGGGGCTGATCCGCAAGGTCTCCGCCGGCATCTACACCTACATGCCCCTGGCTTTTCGCGTCATCCGCAAGATCTCCGAGATCGTGCGCCAGGAGATGGACCGCGCCGGCGCGCAGGAGCTGCAGCTGCCCATCGTGCAGCCGGCGGAGCTATGGCTGGCCACCGGCCGCTGGCAGGAGTACGGCCCGGAGATGTTTCGGCTGCGGGACCGGCACGGGCGGGAGTTTTGCCTGGGGCCGACCCACGAGGAGATCATCACGGCGCTGGTCAAGGCCGAGGTGCGCTCCTACCGCCAGCTGCCCCTCATGCTCTACCAGATCCAAAACAAGTACCGTGACGAGATCCGCCCGCGCTTCGGGGTGATCCGGGGCCGGGAGTTCATCATGAAGGATCTCTACTCTTTCGACCGGGACGAGGCAGGGCTGGAGATCAGCTATCAGAAGATGCACGAGGCCTACGTGCGGGCGTTTCGCCGCTGCGGCCTGCAGACCCGGGCGGTGGAGGCGGACCCGGGCGCCATCGGAGGGGACGTCACCCACGAGTTCATGGTGCTCTCGCCCATCGGGGAGGCCCAGGTGGTCTACTGCCGCCGTTGCGACTATGCCGCCAACGTGGAGCGGGCGCCCGTCGCCCCGCCGCCCCATGCTGCGGGATCCGAGAAGCCGGTCCCGCCGGCGGAGCGGGTGGCCACCCCCGCCGTGCGCACCATCGACGAGCTGACGGCCTTCCTCGGCGTGGCAGCCGAACGGGTCTTGAAGACGCTCATCTACCTGGTGGACGGCCAGCCGGTGGCCGTCGTCGTGCGGGGCGACCACCGCCTCAACGAGGTCAAGCTGGGGCGCCTCTTCGGCACCTCCCGCATCGAGGCGGCGCCGCCCGAGCTCATCGAGCGGCGCACGGGCGCGCCGGCCGGCTACGTCGGCCCCGTGGGGCTCGAAGGGATGGAGGTGGTGGCCGATCCGTGGGCCATGGCCGTCGCCGACGCGGTGACGGGAGCCAACGCCGCCGACGCCCACCTGATCCACGTGGTACCCGGGCGTGACTTTCGGCCGACGCGGGTGGCCGACGTGCGGGTGGCCGAGCCGGGCGACGCCTGCCCGCGGTGCGGGGGCACGCTCGAGACCTCGGCCGGCATCGAGGTGGGGCAGATCTTCAAGCTGCACACCAAGTACAGTGAGGCCCTGGGCGCCACCTTCCTCGACGAGGATGGCAAGGAGAAGCCGGTGGTGATGGGCTGCTACGGGATCGGCATCACCCGGACCATGGCGGCCGTCATCGAGCAGCACCACGACGAGCGCGGCATCATCTGGCCCGTGACGGTGGCCCCGTATCACGCCATCGTGGTGGCGGTCAACAGCCGTGACGCCGGCCAGGCCCAGGCGGCGGAGCGGATCTACCGCGAGCTGGCCGAGCGCGGGGTGGAGGTGCTGCTCGACGACCGAGACGAGCGCCCCGGCGTCAAGTTCAACGACGCCGACCTGATGGGCTTCCCCTACCGGATCACGGTGGGCAGCCGACTGGCCGCCTCGGGCGAGGTCGAGGCGCGCCGTCGCCGGGACGGCCAGGACGTCCCCGTGGGGGTCGATGGAGCCGCCGCATTGGTGGAGCAGTGGCTGCGCGAGGACCTCGCGGCCCTCGAGCCTTGA
- a CDS encoding M50 family metallopeptidase: protein MTLSGLLAFVVVFGTIVLFHELGHFLVARASGVMVREFAIGFGPVVARIQRGLTAYSVRLLPLGGFVRLEGMESSPLEGGDEAGEEPRLAPGDPRRFHNRPLWQRMATIAAGPFMNFALAGILFAMLFVPPVVERVDPGSPAALAGIRPGDRVVRIGELSTPTATRVVRSVLDARPGQTLDVWVQRDGQVHLLPVRMEADRPGGYLGVRMHGPRPLPAALYGGFVEMVDSTGEIIRVVARMLGGREALNVAGPVGIYSMVQEAASRGAYSLVGLAAVLNVNLGLINLLPLPVLDGGWLLFLLLEWIRRRPLEPRLQSAAQVLGLMLLLALMLLATYLDLRRLG, encoded by the coding sequence GTGACGCTGTCGGGTTTGCTCGCCTTCGTGGTGGTCTTCGGCACCATCGTGCTCTTTCACGAGTTGGGGCACTTCCTGGTGGCGCGTGCCTCGGGCGTGATGGTGCGGGAGTTCGCGATCGGCTTTGGGCCGGTGGTGGCCCGCATCCAGCGAGGGCTGACGGCCTACTCGGTGCGGCTGTTGCCGCTGGGAGGCTTCGTGCGGCTCGAGGGGATGGAGTCCTCCCCTCTCGAGGGCGGCGACGAGGCGGGTGAGGAGCCCCGCCTGGCGCCCGGCGATCCCCGACGCTTCCACAACCGTCCGCTGTGGCAGCGGATGGCCACCATAGCAGCCGGCCCCTTCATGAACTTCGCGCTGGCCGGCATCCTCTTCGCCATGCTCTTCGTACCCCCGGTGGTGGAGCGGGTCGATCCCGGCAGCCCCGCGGCCCTGGCCGGCATCCGGCCGGGCGACAGGGTGGTACGCATCGGGGAGCTGTCGACGCCGACGGCGACCCGGGTGGTGCGCTCCGTCCTGGATGCGCGGCCCGGCCAGACCCTGGACGTCTGGGTCCAACGCGACGGGCAGGTCCATCTACTGCCGGTCCGGATGGAAGCCGACCGGCCGGGAGGCTACCTCGGAGTACGGATGCACGGGCCGCGCCCGCTGCCGGCCGCCCTTTACGGCGGCTTCGTGGAAATGGTAGACTCGACAGGCGAGATCATCCGGGTCGTGGCGCGGATGCTGGGGGGCCGGGAGGCCCTCAACGTGGCCGGCCCCGTCGGCATCTACTCCATGGTGCAGGAGGCGGCCAGCCGCGGCGCTTATAGCCTCGTCGGGCTGGCGGCCGTGCTCAACGTCAACCTGGGGCTCATCAACCTGCTGCCGCTGCCCGTGCTCGACGGTGGCTGGCTGCTCTTCTTGCTGTTGGAGTGGATCCGACGGCGCCCCTTGGAGCCCCGGTTGCAGTCGGCCGCGCAGGTGTTGGGCCTCATGTTGCTGCTGGCCCTGATGCTGCTGGCCACCTACCTCGACCTGCGACGGCTCGGTTGA
- a CDS encoding phosphatidate cytidylyltransferase yields the protein MFRWRLLTALIGAPLMLGALWRGGAWWGAILAAIAVWGALELGDLFVAKGAGQPQRDVLICAGLAGFLMAPALESLAATRWVALVGLLLPTTAFAYAALRAWARGASVLLEASAAVFAFSYVGVLMGFWWLLRSPGPDGWHHALLALLGTWGTDVLAYSTGKLMGRRRLLPRVSPGKTVEGAVGGLAGGVGTVVGVGSLALGLPAWWTLGLGVVVALAAELGDLAESALKRDANVKDSGWLLPGHGGILDRMDSALVTGLAAYLWTLLVSRP from the coding sequence GTGTTTCGCTGGCGACTCCTGACGGCATTGATCGGCGCGCCGCTCATGTTGGGGGCCCTGTGGCGGGGCGGCGCCTGGTGGGGCGCCATCCTGGCCGCCATCGCCGTCTGGGGCGCGCTCGAGCTCGGCGACCTCTTCGTGGCCAAGGGAGCGGGCCAGCCGCAGCGAGACGTCCTGATCTGCGCCGGGCTGGCGGGCTTCTTGATGGCGCCGGCCCTGGAGAGCCTCGCGGCCACCCGGTGGGTGGCCCTGGTGGGGCTCTTGCTGCCGACGACGGCCTTCGCCTACGCGGCCTTACGTGCATGGGCTCGGGGCGCCAGCGTGCTGCTGGAGGCGTCGGCGGCGGTCTTCGCCTTCTCCTACGTGGGCGTCCTGATGGGCTTCTGGTGGTTGCTGCGCTCCCCCGGCCCGGATGGGTGGCACCACGCCCTGCTAGCCCTGCTCGGTACGTGGGGTACCGACGTCCTCGCGTACTCCACCGGCAAGCTGATGGGCCGGCGCCGCCTGTTGCCGAGGGTCTCGCCCGGCAAGACCGTCGAGGGGGCGGTGGGTGGGCTGGCGGGCGGGGTGGGCACCGTGGTCGGGGTGGGCAGCCTCGCATTGGGCCTGCCCGCATGGTGGACCCTGGGCCTGGGCGTGGTGGTGGCGCTGGCCGCCGAGCTGGGGGACCTGGCCGAGTCGGCCCTCAAGCGCGACGCCAACGTCAAGGACTCGGGCTGGCTCTTGCCGGGCCACGGGGGTATCCTGGATCGGATGGACAGTGCGCTGGTGACGGGCCTCGCGGCCTACCTGTGGACGCTCTTGGTGAGCAGGCCGTGA
- a CDS encoding isoprenyl transferase, producing the protein MGEGRAGGFSGARAPRLLNRLADRLWMRLAEASWPWMLTRRDEQRVLAELDPARIPRHVAIIMDGNGRWALRRGLHRTAGHRAGVKSLREAVRTCAKLGVEVLTVYAFSTENWQRPASEVQTLMELLVEVLHQEIDELDEAGIRVQVIGRLDPLPAEVVRQVREAEARTRFNRHMVLNVALNYGGRAEIVDAARRLAEEASAGRIRPEEIDESLFARHLYTAELPDPDLLIRTGGEFRVSNFLLWQLAYAELWVTPVFWPDFRRIHLLQAIVDYQRRHRRFGKV; encoded by the coding sequence ATGGGTGAGGGGCGTGCGGGGGGCTTCTCGGGTGCCCGTGCCCCCCGCCTGCTCAACCGCCTGGCGGATCGCCTCTGGATGCGCCTGGCCGAGGCGTCGTGGCCGTGGATGCTGACACGGCGAGACGAGCAGCGCGTCCTGGCCGAGCTGGACCCGGCACGCATCCCGCGCCACGTGGCCATCATCATGGACGGCAACGGGCGCTGGGCCCTTCGCCGCGGGCTGCACCGGACCGCGGGGCACCGGGCCGGCGTCAAGAGCCTGCGCGAGGCGGTGCGCACGTGCGCCAAGCTGGGCGTGGAGGTGCTGACCGTCTACGCCTTCTCCACGGAGAACTGGCAGCGCCCGGCCTCGGAGGTCCAGACGCTGATGGAGCTGCTGGTCGAGGTGCTGCACCAGGAGATCGACGAGCTGGACGAGGCAGGCATCCGGGTGCAGGTCATCGGGCGCCTCGACCCGTTGCCTGCCGAGGTGGTGCGCCAGGTGCGCGAGGCCGAGGCCCGCACCCGGTTCAACCGCCACATGGTGCTCAACGTCGCGCTCAACTACGGCGGACGGGCCGAGATCGTCGACGCGGCCCGACGCCTCGCCGAGGAGGCCTCTGCGGGTCGGATCCGCCCCGAGGAGATCGACGAGTCGCTCTTCGCCCGCCACCTCTACACCGCCGAGCTGCCGGATCCGGACCTCCTGATCCGTACGGGCGGGGAGTTTCGCGTCAGCAACTTCCTGCTGTGGCAGCTGGCCTACGCGGAGCTGTGGGTCACGCCCGTCTTCTGGCCCGACTTCCGGCGGATCCACCTCCTGCAAGCCATCGTCGACTACCAGCGGCGCCACCGCCGGTTCGGGAAGGTCTAG
- the frr gene encoding ribosome recycling factor, whose product MKTVLQTTRKELATVRTGRATPALLERIVVEYHGTPVPLNQVASISAPEPRMLVVQPWDRSLVKEVEKAILKSDLGVTPTSDGTVVRLVLPQLTEERRQQLVKVVRKEAEERRVAVRNIRREVNDELKRWEKNKLIAEDESRRAQQQVQQLTDRYIQEIDQLLAAKEKEIMEV is encoded by the coding sequence ATGAAGACGGTGCTGCAGACCACACGCAAGGAGCTGGCGACGGTCCGCACCGGCAGGGCGACGCCCGCGCTCTTGGAGCGCATCGTGGTGGAGTACCACGGCACGCCCGTGCCGCTCAACCAGGTCGCCTCCATCTCGGCCCCCGAGCCTCGCATGCTGGTGGTGCAGCCCTGGGACCGATCGCTGGTCAAGGAGGTCGAGAAGGCCATCCTCAAGTCGGACCTCGGCGTGACGCCCACCAGCGACGGCACCGTGGTGCGGCTGGTGTTGCCCCAGCTGACCGAGGAGCGGCGCCAGCAGCTGGTCAAGGTGGTGCGCAAGGAGGCCGAGGAGCGGCGCGTGGCGGTTCGCAACATCCGGCGGGAGGTCAACGACGAGCTCAAGCGCTGGGAGAAGAACAAGCTCATCGCCGAGGACGAGTCCCGCCGGGCCCAGCAGCAGGTCCAGCAGCTGACGGACCGCTACATCCAGGAGATCGATCAGCTGCTGGCCGCCAAAGAGAAGGAGATCATGGAGGTCTGA
- the pyrH gene encoding UMP kinase: protein MSTPYRRVVLKLSGEAMAGDRDFGIDLKVVESLSSAILRLTQLGVQVAVVVGGGNIWRGAAAATRGMDRSTADYMGMLATTINALALQEVLERMGVATRVQSAIEMRQVAEPYIRRRAIRHLEKGRVVIFAAGTGNPFFSTDTAAALRAAEIEADVILMGKRGVDGVYTADPKKDPHARRLDQLTHFEVLQRGLGVMDPTATSLCMENQIPIIVFDIGDPDNIVRAAMGERVGTTVGGGGVSGRGG, encoded by the coding sequence ATGAGTACCCCGTACCGACGCGTCGTGCTCAAGCTCAGCGGCGAGGCCATGGCCGGTGACCGTGACTTCGGCATCGACCTCAAGGTGGTCGAGAGTCTCAGCTCCGCCATCCTGCGCCTGACCCAGCTGGGCGTCCAGGTGGCCGTGGTGGTGGGCGGCGGCAACATCTGGCGCGGGGCGGCGGCCGCCACCCGCGGCATGGACCGGAGCACCGCGGACTACATGGGGATGCTGGCCACCACCATCAATGCACTGGCGCTGCAAGAGGTGCTCGAGCGCATGGGCGTGGCCACCCGGGTGCAGTCGGCCATCGAAATGCGCCAGGTGGCGGAGCCCTACATCCGTCGGCGCGCCATCCGGCACCTGGAGAAGGGCCGGGTGGTCATCTTCGCGGCGGGCACCGGTAACCCGTTCTTCTCGACGGACACGGCGGCGGCGTTGCGAGCGGCCGAGATCGAGGCGGACGTGATCCTGATGGGCAAGCGCGGGGTGGATGGGGTCTACACCGCCGATCCCAAGAAGGATCCCCATGCCCGGCGCCTCGACCAGCTCACGCACTTCGAGGTGCTCCAGCGAGGGCTCGGCGTCATGGACCCGACCGCGACGTCGCTCTGCATGGAGAACCAGATCCCCATCATCGTCTTCGACATCGGAGACCCGGACAACATCGTCCGGGCCGCCATGGGCGAGCGGGTCGGGACCACGGTGGGCGGAGGTGGTGTCAGTGGCCGCGGAGGGTGA
- the tsf gene encoding translation elongation factor Ts translates to MAEITVERIRALRERTGAGMMDVKRALEQAGGDEEGALRILREKGLAQAAKRATRAALEGLVAAHVDPATGRAALVEVNCETDFVARTDDFRALVERLARHAARLGEDLAEAGGEAHRDPRGETSLERVEGLLAQPVEGEGKPAREVLMETAARLGERVRLRRYAVFATRGAVESYIHGDGRIGVLLEAVVQPSEAAERPEVRQVLKDLAMQVAAYRAEYVERTQVPEAVRERKRQIYRSAALNEGKPEKVVDRIVEGRLDKFYQEVCLLEQPFIRDPNVQVGRHVRQALEPLGVQLEVRRFARFERAEQLAGDTQEA, encoded by the coding sequence GTGGCTGAGATCACCGTCGAGAGGATCCGGGCCCTGCGCGAGCGGACCGGAGCCGGGATGATGGACGTCAAGCGAGCCCTCGAGCAGGCAGGAGGCGACGAGGAGGGGGCCCTCCGCATCCTGCGGGAGAAGGGGCTGGCTCAGGCCGCCAAGCGGGCCACCCGCGCGGCGCTGGAGGGACTGGTGGCCGCCCACGTCGACCCCGCGACCGGGCGGGCCGCCCTGGTCGAAGTCAACTGCGAGACCGACTTCGTGGCGCGCACCGACGACTTCCGGGCGCTGGTCGAGCGGCTCGCACGGCATGCGGCCCGGCTGGGCGAGGATCTGGCCGAGGCGGGCGGCGAGGCCCATCGCGACCCCCGTGGAGAGACCTCGCTGGAGCGGGTCGAGGGACTCCTGGCGCAGCCCGTCGAGGGCGAGGGCAAGCCGGCTCGTGAGGTGCTGATGGAGACGGCGGCGCGCCTGGGCGAGCGGGTCCGCTTGCGCCGCTACGCGGTCTTCGCCACGCGCGGGGCGGTGGAGAGCTACATCCACGGCGACGGCCGCATCGGCGTGCTGCTGGAGGCCGTGGTACAACCGTCGGAGGCCGCCGAGCGCCCCGAGGTCCGGCAGGTGCTCAAGGATCTGGCGATGCAGGTGGCGGCCTACCGCGCCGAGTACGTGGAGCGCACCCAGGTGCCCGAGGCGGTGCGCGAGCGTAAGCGCCAGATCTACCGCAGCGCGGCCCTCAACGAGGGCAAGCCGGAGAAGGTCGTAGACCGCATCGTGGAGGGCCGGCTCGACAAGTTCTACCAGGAGGTCTGCCTGCTCGAGCAGCCCTTCATCCGGGACCCCAACGTCCAGGTGGGCCGCCACGTACGACAGGCGCTCGAGCCTCTGGGGGTGCAGCTCGAGGTCCGGCGGTTCGCCCGCTTCGAGCGGGCCGAGCAGCTGGCCGGCGACACGCAGGAGGCGTGA
- the rpsB gene encoding 30S ribosomal protein S2, giving the protein MAVISMKQLLEAGVHFGHQTRRWNPKMARYIYTERNGIYIIDLQETVRKLEEAYRFVKELVADGGTILFVGTKKQAQETVREEAQRCGMFYVNQRWLGGTLTNFNTLKSRLRRLEELEKMETDGLFERLPKKEVIKLRKEKEKLERFLSGIRGMHQLPRALFVIDPRKENNAVREARKLGIKVIAIVDTNCDPDEIDYVIPGNDDAIRAVRLITHKIADAVLEAREGQEGPAAGEASSTDGTAAADASTAPVEETEAPDSDDEEMSEELAHEMERGAAR; this is encoded by the coding sequence ATGGCGGTCATCTCCATGAAGCAGCTCCTCGAGGCAGGCGTCCACTTCGGGCACCAGACCCGCCGGTGGAACCCGAAGATGGCTCGCTACATCTACACCGAGCGCAACGGGATCTACATCATCGACCTGCAGGAGACCGTCCGCAAGCTGGAGGAGGCCTACCGCTTCGTCAAGGAGCTGGTGGCCGACGGTGGCACCATCCTCTTCGTGGGCACCAAGAAGCAGGCACAGGAGACCGTGCGCGAAGAGGCCCAGCGCTGCGGCATGTTTTACGTCAACCAGCGCTGGCTGGGCGGCACCCTGACCAACTTCAACACCCTCAAGAGCCGTCTTCGCCGACTCGAAGAGCTCGAGAAGATGGAGACGGACGGGTTGTTCGAGCGCCTGCCGAAGAAGGAAGTGATCAAGCTCCGCAAGGAGAAGGAGAAGCTCGAGCGCTTCCTCTCCGGCATCCGGGGCATGCATCAGCTGCCGCGTGCCCTGTTCGTCATCGATCCCCGCAAGGAGAACAACGCGGTCCGTGAGGCACGCAAGCTGGGGATCAAGGTCATCGCCATCGTCGACACCAACTGCGACCCCGATGAGATCGACTACGTGATCCCCGGCAACGACGACGCCATCCGGGCCGTGCGCCTCATCACCCACAAGATCGCCGACGCGGTGCTGGAGGCCCGCGAGGGCCAGGAGGGCCCCGCCGCTGGCGAGGCGTCGTCTACGGACGGGACGGCGGCTGCCGATGCCTCGACCGCTCCGGTCGAGGAGACGGAGGCCCCGGACTCGGACGACGAGGAGATGTCAGAAGAACTGGCCCACGAGATGGAGCGCGGCGCTGCCCGCTGA